From the Echeneis naucrates chromosome 7, fEcheNa1.1, whole genome shotgun sequence genome, the window TTTTGAGGAAATCgtaggttgttgtttttcctttctgcctGCATTTGGTCCATCTTTGTTGTCCCTTGCTGTCCGTCTGTATGATGTTTCACACCTGGTTTTATtgggtttgtgtttcttcatgtaGCTCCTCTcaccttcacttcctcctgctcctcccgTCACTATGGAGCCCTCCGCTGTCCTTCGTCAGCAAAGCCAGAAGAAAGTCTGCAGTGATTATCTGAGGTAAGGCTGCTCATTAAAAAGTACAGAACTAGTTTTGTTTCCTCCTCGACCTCCACTGGGCACAGAGATTGTTGAGCATCAAAAATCTACTtcgcaatttttttttattattgttttgttgaagCAACATCCTGATCATGTAATCTGTggtattgtgttgtgttcataAAGTAACATTGCAAGAGTTTTGCTGTTTAACTTCAGGTCACTGAAGATAAATAAACCATTATTttatgattgattgattgcGCACAGATTCaagaatgaacaaaacaaaatgccagCAGACTCAAAGGCCTCCAAACATATGTCTGAGCCTCACCTCTctaaacaaaaaagtgaaaacacacatccagGGATCTCAGAAATGGGTAGAAAGCCGCCCGTGCGACCTGGCATGAGCAGACTTCCAGTGCTTGCAAAGACTCTCCATCTTCAGACCCCATCCAACTTCAGTCAGTCCCACTGTAGGTGGGAGGAGAAACCGCTGGCTGTAAGTCTCCCCCTTCATGCTGATTTggtttaaacattttcatttaaccaGATGTTTGTTATATTCTTAATGcttacatttttcttatttttttccttctgtagGGGAAAGCTAAGAAGAAAAGGCCATGTACCAGGCCTGTTCCATTTAACCTGTCACAGCCCAAGGGTTCACGAGCAACCAACGAAAATCAGAAACCTCAAAATGGACTGCAATCGCAGACCGGTACTGATTCTGTGCAATCGGACAACATTGTATGCAACGCTCGTCTAAAGGCTCAAAACATAAATTCAAAACCTTACAAACATCAAGCTGTGTCAAATGATGACCTGGACTCAACATATAAATCTCATCCAAAGCCTACATATATGTCACACCTGTTGGGGAGGTCTGGGCCGACCAACACTTTAAGGACTTCAACCGCATTGTCTGCTCCTCCATCAGCCAGTAACGCTCATAGTGCAGAAACCTGTTTGGAGAACATGAACCTGCTCAGTCTCAAAGAGTCGACCAAGACAATGCAGGCTAGGCAGAACACAGAGCTGACCACACAGGTTAATTTTTCAAAGGATTCATCTGGTAAGTCAGATATGGTGTTACTTTTGAGATTCCATTTTTGTTGTGAATGGTATCAGTAAAATTAGTTGACAAAAATTTTGAATGTAGTTTTTATGTCTGCTTGTAAATATGTTACCAAGTCCGTAATACAATTGTTGTGTTTAGTAACATAACATAAATGTGCAGTTTTCTTACTTGTCATTCCTCCCTTGTTTGTCTTTGCAAATattttctaatcttttttttttttttggggggatgtATTTCAGACAAAGGGGAGAACTTCCAGTCTGACCATGCTGCTTTACTCAGTATCCTCCAGAATGAGGGAGTCAGCACCGCAGGTCTGCAATCTGCAACTCCACAGTCCAAGCCGTATAACTACCTGGTGAGATGGTTGGATGGTACTCCTTAACTGCTGCCTTTTATGATGTTTTTCGTACTAATGCTTTTACTGACAGCTCCATAATTGAGGTGTTAGTTTTTGATGTTTATATCTTCATCACAGAGATttatcagttttaaaatgttgtccAATAATCATCACCCGCTGATGCTTTTCTTGTTAACAGCCCCAGAGAGTGTCTGTGATGAAGACTCAACAAAAAGCTGGGCCCACCACAGGTTAGTGTGAAACTTTATTCttattttgtatatttcaaAGTAGCCACAGACCTGATACATTAAGATGTATCAAATCAATTATACATTAACGTGTATCAGCGATTATTCAATTAAAGTGTGAATTCAGTATTTCTGGAGTTGCTGGTAGATTAAGATGACCTTCGGTTTTACCAATTTATGATGTTTAGGTCTGACTCTTTATTGGCAGCAGTTTATTTATTGACCTTTATTTTACCAGGTAAAATGTTTGAGTACTAATTCTCACTTACAAGCGTGACCTGGCCAAGATGCCCCggtaggaaaaaaatacataaatacagataCATATAGACATAAAAACATACCCAGCATGGAAAAAAGAGGgccaagaaaaacacaggagcaAACGTGTAAAATAATAAGAACAGGAGGAAGAATAAGAATAAGTGAGCAAGCAATAAGATGAAAGAGGGGAGAACTAATGTGTATGTGAGAATGTACATTTGTACATGCGAATGAAGAAATGGTATGAAATAAAGGAGAGAATGTGTGAGTCAAGAGTGTTAAGTCGACAATATTCAGTGCCACTACTACAGTATGTAGGTGCAAAGTCCAGTGAAAATAATATATCATCACTTCACTTGGCCATTGGGGTCTGGTGAAATCGTGCTCTTTGGTGTCTTCTTATGGGATTAGTGAAGTTAGTGCAGTTCTCCCCGGACCATGCTGCTCTGCAAAGCATCCTTCAGAACGAGGGGGTGAGAGCTGGTGGGCCCGTAGGAGCCACACCCCGAAAGTCTGTGTGTCCATCAGGCAGAGGCACGTCAGTCTACACAGTACG encodes:
- the troap gene encoding uncharacterized protein troap isoform X1; translation: MEPSAVLRQQSQKKVCSDYLRFKNEQNKMPADSKASKHMSEPHLSKQKSENTHPGISEMGRKPPVRPGMSRLPVLAKTLHLQTPSNFSQSHCRWEEKPLAGKAKKKRPCTRPVPFNLSQPKGSRATNENQKPQNGLQSQTGTDSVQSDNIVCNARLKAQNINSKPYKHQAVSNDDLDSTYKSHPKPTYMSHLLGRSGPTNTLRTSTALSAPPSASNAHSAETCLENMNLLSLKESTKTMQARQNTELTTQVNFSKDSSDKGENFQSDHAALLSILQNEGVSTAGLQSATPQSKPYNYLPQRVSVMKTQQKAGPTTVKLVQFSPDHAALQSILQNEGVRAGGPVGATPRKSVCPSGRGTSVYTAQRVPVRKNHAEAPSGPAVFSSAVALRETPLRKWTPQRVRDTRHQPLSALKWHLSTQQSPYTATPGLRVCKTNIQPQHEQEVIQRLFDDQEEEENTIVTVKDPDTQTLEVSLQAPSTKSCSEEKEEKEETKRGDLRGDEEEEQSLTAKPPFFQAPQRESVIFFSTGKKLFRAPRFQKQESSSQDQHDPVSSEQRTVQPAHEETLLTGPVNPPALSLQRDVIVQKSCSLSPAVALLRKRLPPLEELRMDEEVATYTSVPVPAASGSLPCWPRCGNPLATILHFEESSRFVPIGFDSPSGPSSPHCSPLQER
- the troap gene encoding uncharacterized protein troap isoform X3, with the translated sequence MEPSAVLRQQSQKKVCSDYLRFKNEQNKMPADSKASKHMSEPHLSKQKSENTHPGISEMGRKPPVRPGMSRLPVLAKTLHLQTPSNFSQSHCRWEEKPLAGKAKKKRPCTRPVPFNLSQPKGSRATNENQKPQNGLQSQTGTDSVQSDNIVCNARLKAQNINSKPYKHQAVSNDDLDSTYKSHPKPTYMSHLLGRSGPTNTLRTSTALSAPPSASNAHSAETCLENMNLLSLKESTKTMQARQNTELTTQVNFSKDSSDKGENFQSDHAALLSILQNEGVSTAGLQSATPQSKPYNYLPQRVSVMKTQQKAGPTTVKLVQFSPDHAALQSILQNEGVRAGGPVGATPRKSVCPSGRGTSVYTAQRVPVRKNHAEAPSGPAVALRETPLRKWTPQRVRDTRHQPLSALKWHLSTQQSPYTATPGLRVCKTNIQPQHEQEVIQRLFDDQEEEENTIVTVKDPDTQTLEVSLQAPSTKSCSEEKEEKEETKRGDLRGDEEEEQSLTAKPPFFQAPQRESVIFFSTGKKLFRAPRFQKQESSSQDQHDPVSSEQRTVQPAHEETLLTGPVNPPALSLQRDVIVQKSCSLSPAVALLRKRLPPLEELRMDEEVATYTSVPVPAASGSLPCWPRCGNPLATILHFEESSRFVPIGFDSPSGPSSPHCSPLQER
- the troap gene encoding uncharacterized protein troap isoform X2, whose translation is MEPSAVLRQQSQKKVCSDYLRFKNEQNKMPADSKASKHMSEPHLSKQKSENTHPGISEMGRKPPVRPGMSRLPVLAKTLHLQTPSNFSQSHCRWEEKPLAGKAKKKRPCTRPVPFNLSQPKGSRATNENQKPQNGLQSQTGTDSVQSDNIVCNARLKAQNINSKPYKHQAVSNDDLDSTYKSHPKPTYMSHLLGRSGPTNTLRTSTALSAPPSASNAHSAETCLENMNLLSLKESTKTMQARQNTELTTQVNFSKDSSDKGENFQSDHAALLSILQNEGVSTAGLQSATPQSKPYNYLPQRVSVMKTQQKAGPTTVKLVQFSPDHAALQSILQNEGVRAGGPVGATPRKSVCPSGRGTSVYTAQRVPVRKNHAEAPSGPAVFSSAVALRETPLRKWTPQRVRDTRHQPLSALKWHLSTQQSPYTATPGLRVCKTNIQPQHEEVIQRLFDDQEEEENTIVTVKDPDTQTLEVSLQAPSTKSCSEEKEEKEETKRGDLRGDEEEEQSLTAKPPFFQAPQRESVIFFSTGKKLFRAPRFQKQESSSQDQHDPVSSEQRTVQPAHEETLLTGPVNPPALSLQRDVIVQKSCSLSPAVALLRKRLPPLEELRMDEEVATYTSVPVPAASGSLPCWPRCGNPLATILHFEESSRFVPIGFDSPSGPSSPHCSPLQER